In Temnothorax longispinosus isolate EJ_2023e chromosome 10, Tlon_JGU_v1, whole genome shotgun sequence, a single window of DNA contains:
- the Lpin gene encoding phosphatidate phosphatase LPIN3 isoform X1: MYSMNYIAKIISNFRLFYNEINAATLTGAIDVIVVEQPDGSFTCSPFHVRFGKLGVLRSRAKVVDIEINGEPREIHMKLGDSGEAFFVEEVSSSGSPTDTEIPPHLACSPIPDNCFPPAKFNLLSDLPQEQREKILVDSVLSIEREKWEQMSALPPDQREKFLIEQFSDLPAEHREKWLQIASLTVEERDEMFKESFGTISPEQKQQMIREQYSALKMEDKERLFKENFPELSIEQRQNFERALLSDWKKKEEKWDEKHDKNEDEEIFDMDVINDEQPKSTICPKSFVAVTSTERIRKISVVKNDFRPITDDPQSSSKEKSSDESNSSLGKKNLKEEIVDESKSNSSTKRKRKRKSIMRKKGSQRKTSNGSSSQTELSETDAVFTEESISEAGPTPMAEDEKKNAAAESTSADAVEIRPETDFHFFSDSEVTKNKDSRPSSPVQSDTEFEVRKITQDGSEREDDKAHQQSWRWGELPSPPPEPAHMSHRNSLSSLTTTNQPNKDAQRSMLSGMFSFMKKTSRVRHNPESEGIYLSDLNADELDPEVAALYFPSSHRGPTMVKDEKTVDEEDTESGNGPSLPQSPNSVEGAIGGPKSLDSDFEEPKHPIFDNSIEISMSLCGGLDSENGPSKEAFNENLLHFEDICADPKLYENPNLVVKINGKFYNWATACPIVLTYVVFQRHLPQSAIENLYMSLPVHEDKKRQSSGKPESRSTYSSWFSWRRSTQPPKKPEDASQNDEITAQSSEQSLGAKTVTNDELPSANREVKTEQNTDSSSSTEIMETCTRLTNTSNETALTKTEKTREGEGEGYSGGEDSDSNHNEPAGIKIPVERRPYYESTEKYRKTLRLSSEQIASLELKDGANEVVFSVTTAYQGTKRCKCHIYKWKWDDKIVISDIDGTITKSDVLGHILPIVGKDWAQSGVAQLFTKIKNNGYKLLYLSARAIGQAGGTREYLRNLRQGDLSLPEGPLLLNPTSLILAFHREVIEKKPEEFKISCLKDIQALFPEGSSPFYAGYGNRINDVWAYRAVGIPIMRIFTINYRGELKHELTQTFQSSYSNMSFIVDHVYPARREDATDEFSNFAYWREPIPEVPKLEELYTQAQAT; encoded by the exons ATGTACAGCATGAACTATATCGCCAAGATCATCAGCAACTTCCGTCTCTTCTACAACGAGATCAACGCCGCGACTCTCACCGGCGCGATCGACGTCATCGTTGTCGAACAACCGGACGGCTCCTTCACGTGCTCGCCCTTCCACGTCCGCTTCGGCAAGCTCGGCGTGCTACGTTCCCGAGCGAAAGTG gTGGACATTGAGATAAATGGAGAACCTAGGGAAATTCACATGAAACTTGGAGATTCCGGCGAGGCGTTTTTCGTAGAAGAAGTCAGCTCAAGTGGATCTCCAACGGATACCGAAATTCCGCCGCATCTGGCCTGCTCTCCCATACCCGACAACTGCTTTCCACCGGCAAAGTTCAATCTGTTGTCGGATCTGCCTCAGGAACAGAGAGAGAAGATCCTTGTAGACTCGGTTTTGTCCATAGAGCGAGAGAAATGGGAGCAGATGTCCGCCTTGCCGCCCGATCAACGGGAGAAGTTTCTGATTGAACAGTTCTCAGATCTTCCCGCGGAACATCGCGAGAAATGGCTTCAGATCGCCTCGTTGACTGTGGAGGAACGGGACGAGATGTTTAAGGAAAGCTTCGGCACCATATCTCCGGAGCAGAAGCAGCAGATGATCAGAGAACAGTATTCCGCTTTGAAGATGGAGGACAAGGAGAGATTGTTCAAGGAAAATTTTCCAGAGCTTTCGATCGAGCAGAGGCAAAACTTCGAGAGAGCTTTATTGAGTGACtggaagaagaaggaagagaaatgGGATGAGAAACACGACAAGAACGAGGACGAGGAGATATTTGATATGGACGTTATTAATGACGAGCAGCCGAAATCTACAATTTGCCCAAAATCTTTCGTAGCTGTCACTTCGACTGAGAGAATTCGAAAGATTAGCGTGGTGAAGAATGATTTTAGACCAATTACGGATGACCCCCAAAGTAGTAGTAAGGAAAAGTCTAGCGACGAGTCAAATTCGTCTTTGGGCAAGAAGAATTTGAAGGAAGAAATTGTTGATGAGAGCAAGAGTAACAGTTCGACTAAGAGAAAACGCAAGAGGAAGAGTATCATGAGGAAGAAAGGCTCACAGAGGAAAACCAGCAATGGCAGTAGCAGCCAGACAGAACTGAGCGAGACTGATGCAGTATTTACCGAGGAATCAATTAGTGAGGCG GGCCCCACTCCAATGGCAGAGGATGAAAAGAAGAATGCTGCTGCGGAATCAACATCCGCCGATGCAGTTGAGATACGACCCGAAACCGATTTTCACTTCTTCAGTGACTCAGAAGTTACCAA AAATAAGGACTCCAGACCATCTTCACCCGTTCAATCAGACACGGAATTCGAAGTGCGTAAAATTACGCAAGACGGCAGCGAGAGGGAGGACGATAAGGCTCATCAGCAGAGTTGGAGATGGGGCGAACTGCCCAGTCCACCTCCAGAGCCGGCGCATATGTCGCATAGAAATTCATTGAGTTCTCTGACGACAACTAATCAGCCGAATA AAGATGCACAACGATCTATGCTCAGTGGCATGTTCTCCTTTATGAAGAAGACTTCTCGCGTAAGACACAATCCGGAATCAGAAGGAATTTATCTTAGCGATCTTAATGCCGACGAACTGGACCCCGAAGTTGCGGCTTTGTACTTTCCCTCCTCACATCGAGGCCCGACGATGGTTAAAG atgAAAAAACGGTGGATGAAGAAGATACAGAGTCGGGTAACGGGCCGAGCCTACCTCAGAGCCCCAACAGTGTTGAGGGAGCTATCGGTGGACCAAAGTCTCTGGATAGCGATTTCGAGGAACCAAAGCATCCTATTTTCGATAATAGCATAGAAATAAGTATGTCTCTGTGCGGTGGTTTGGACAGCGAAAATGGACCATCCAAGGAAGCTTTCaacgaaaatttattgcacTTCGAGGACATCTGTGCCGATCCAAAATTGTACGAGAATCCAAATCTAGTCGTAAAAATTAACGGGAAATTCTACAATTGGGCTACAGCTTGTCCGATAGTGTTGACCTACGTCGTTTTTCAAAGACATTTACCGCAAAGCGCAATCGAAAATCTGTACATGTCGTTGCCGGTACACGAGGATAAGAAGCGACAGAGCAGCGGCAAGCCCGAAAGTCGTAGTACATATAGTTCATGGTTTTCTTGGAGACGTTCCACGCAACCTCCTAAAAAACCGGAGGACGCTAGTCAAA ACGACGAAATTACTGCGCAGTCATCTGAACAGTCTTTGGGTGCTAAGACTGTAACAAACGATGAATTACCCTCTGCTAACAG ggAAGTAAAGACTGAGCAAAACACAGATTCGTCAAGCTCAACCGAAATAATGGAAACTTGTACAAGATTGACAAATACGTCGAACGAAACTGCGCTTACAAAGACTGAGAAAACACGTGAAGGAGAGGGCGAAGGATACAGCGGCGGTGAGGATTCCGACAGTAACCACAACGAACCAGCGGGTATTAAGATTCCTGTGGAAAGAAGACCGTACTACGAGTCCACGGAAAAGTATCGTAAAACTTTGCGACTGTCGTCTGAACAGATA GCGAGTCTCGAACTGAAGGACGGCGCCAACGAAGTAGTCTTTAGCGTGACCACTGCTTACCAGGGTACGAAACGCTGCAAATGCCATATCTACAAGTGGAAGTGGGATGACAAGATTGTCATCTCTGATATTGACGGCACCATTACGAAGTCTGATGTCCTGGGTCACATTCTACCGATAGTGGGCAAGGACTGGGCTCAATCCGGGGTTGCTCAACTGTTTACGAAGATAAAGAACAACGGCTACAAACTATTGTACCTCTCGGCGAGAGCAATTGGTCAAGCTGGGGGAACTCGGGAATATCTGAGAAACTTGAGACAAGGGGATCTGTCGCTGCCAGAAGGCCCGTTACTTTTGAATCCTACAAGCTTGATCTTGGCATTTCATCGCGAGGTGATAGAGAAGAAGCCGGAAGAATTTAAGATATCCTGTCTGAAAGATATTCAAGCGCTATTCCCTGAAGGATCTTCGCCATTTTACGCCGGATATGGAAATCGCATAAAT gACGTGTGGGCGTATCGAGCAGTAGGCATTCCTATAATGCGGATCTTTACCATAAACTACCGAGGAGAATTGAAGCATGAATTGACACAGACATTCCAATCTTC GTATTCAAACATGAGCTTCATCGTCGATCACGTATACCCGGCACGGCGAGAAGACGCTACCGATGAATTCAGCAATTTTGCATACTGGCGAGAACCGATACCTGAAGTACCGAAACTCGAGGAGCTCTACACTCAAGCTCAAGCTACCTAA
- the Lpin gene encoding phosphatidate phosphatase LPIN3 isoform X2 encodes MYSMNYIAKIISNFRLFYNEINAATLTGAIDVIVVEQPDGSFTCSPFHVRFGKLGVLRSRAKVVDIEINGEPREIHMKLGDSGEAFFVEEVSSSGSPTDTEIPPHLACSPIPDNCFPPAKFNLLSDLPQEQREKILVDSVLSIEREKWEQMSALPPDQREKFLIEQFSDLPAEHREKWLQIASLTVEERDEMFKESFGTISPEQKQQMIREQYSALKMEDKERLFKENFPELSIEQRQNFERALLSDWKKKEEKWDEKHDKNEDEEIFDMDVINDEQPKSTICPKSFVAVTSTERIRKISVVKNDFRPITDDPQSSSKEKSSDESNSSLGKKNLKEEIVDESKSNSSTKRKRKRKSIMRKKGSQRKTSNGSSSQTELSETDAVFTEESISEAGPTPMAEDEKKNAAAESTSADAVEIRPETDFHFFSDSEVTKNKDSRPSSPVQSDTEFEVRKITQDGSEREDDKAHQQSWRWGELPSPPPEPAHMSHRNSLSSLTTTNQPNNEKTVDEEDTESGNGPSLPQSPNSVEGAIGGPKSLDSDFEEPKHPIFDNSIEISMSLCGGLDSENGPSKEAFNENLLHFEDICADPKLYENPNLVVKINGKFYNWATACPIVLTYVVFQRHLPQSAIENLYMSLPVHEDKKRQSSGKPESRSTYSSWFSWRRSTQPPKKPEDASQNDEITAQSSEQSLGAKTVTNDELPSANREVKTEQNTDSSSSTEIMETCTRLTNTSNETALTKTEKTREGEGEGYSGGEDSDSNHNEPAGIKIPVERRPYYESTEKYRKTLRLSSEQIASLELKDGANEVVFSVTTAYQGTKRCKCHIYKWKWDDKIVISDIDGTITKSDVLGHILPIVGKDWAQSGVAQLFTKIKNNGYKLLYLSARAIGQAGGTREYLRNLRQGDLSLPEGPLLLNPTSLILAFHREVIEKKPEEFKISCLKDIQALFPEGSSPFYAGYGNRINDVWAYRAVGIPIMRIFTINYRGELKHELTQTFQSSYSNMSFIVDHVYPARREDATDEFSNFAYWREPIPEVPKLEELYTQAQAT; translated from the exons ATGTACAGCATGAACTATATCGCCAAGATCATCAGCAACTTCCGTCTCTTCTACAACGAGATCAACGCCGCGACTCTCACCGGCGCGATCGACGTCATCGTTGTCGAACAACCGGACGGCTCCTTCACGTGCTCGCCCTTCCACGTCCGCTTCGGCAAGCTCGGCGTGCTACGTTCCCGAGCGAAAGTG gTGGACATTGAGATAAATGGAGAACCTAGGGAAATTCACATGAAACTTGGAGATTCCGGCGAGGCGTTTTTCGTAGAAGAAGTCAGCTCAAGTGGATCTCCAACGGATACCGAAATTCCGCCGCATCTGGCCTGCTCTCCCATACCCGACAACTGCTTTCCACCGGCAAAGTTCAATCTGTTGTCGGATCTGCCTCAGGAACAGAGAGAGAAGATCCTTGTAGACTCGGTTTTGTCCATAGAGCGAGAGAAATGGGAGCAGATGTCCGCCTTGCCGCCCGATCAACGGGAGAAGTTTCTGATTGAACAGTTCTCAGATCTTCCCGCGGAACATCGCGAGAAATGGCTTCAGATCGCCTCGTTGACTGTGGAGGAACGGGACGAGATGTTTAAGGAAAGCTTCGGCACCATATCTCCGGAGCAGAAGCAGCAGATGATCAGAGAACAGTATTCCGCTTTGAAGATGGAGGACAAGGAGAGATTGTTCAAGGAAAATTTTCCAGAGCTTTCGATCGAGCAGAGGCAAAACTTCGAGAGAGCTTTATTGAGTGACtggaagaagaaggaagagaaatgGGATGAGAAACACGACAAGAACGAGGACGAGGAGATATTTGATATGGACGTTATTAATGACGAGCAGCCGAAATCTACAATTTGCCCAAAATCTTTCGTAGCTGTCACTTCGACTGAGAGAATTCGAAAGATTAGCGTGGTGAAGAATGATTTTAGACCAATTACGGATGACCCCCAAAGTAGTAGTAAGGAAAAGTCTAGCGACGAGTCAAATTCGTCTTTGGGCAAGAAGAATTTGAAGGAAGAAATTGTTGATGAGAGCAAGAGTAACAGTTCGACTAAGAGAAAACGCAAGAGGAAGAGTATCATGAGGAAGAAAGGCTCACAGAGGAAAACCAGCAATGGCAGTAGCAGCCAGACAGAACTGAGCGAGACTGATGCAGTATTTACCGAGGAATCAATTAGTGAGGCG GGCCCCACTCCAATGGCAGAGGATGAAAAGAAGAATGCTGCTGCGGAATCAACATCCGCCGATGCAGTTGAGATACGACCCGAAACCGATTTTCACTTCTTCAGTGACTCAGAAGTTACCAA AAATAAGGACTCCAGACCATCTTCACCCGTTCAATCAGACACGGAATTCGAAGTGCGTAAAATTACGCAAGACGGCAGCGAGAGGGAGGACGATAAGGCTCATCAGCAGAGTTGGAGATGGGGCGAACTGCCCAGTCCACCTCCAGAGCCGGCGCATATGTCGCATAGAAATTCATTGAGTTCTCTGACGACAACTAATCAGCCGAATA atgAAAAAACGGTGGATGAAGAAGATACAGAGTCGGGTAACGGGCCGAGCCTACCTCAGAGCCCCAACAGTGTTGAGGGAGCTATCGGTGGACCAAAGTCTCTGGATAGCGATTTCGAGGAACCAAAGCATCCTATTTTCGATAATAGCATAGAAATAAGTATGTCTCTGTGCGGTGGTTTGGACAGCGAAAATGGACCATCCAAGGAAGCTTTCaacgaaaatttattgcacTTCGAGGACATCTGTGCCGATCCAAAATTGTACGAGAATCCAAATCTAGTCGTAAAAATTAACGGGAAATTCTACAATTGGGCTACAGCTTGTCCGATAGTGTTGACCTACGTCGTTTTTCAAAGACATTTACCGCAAAGCGCAATCGAAAATCTGTACATGTCGTTGCCGGTACACGAGGATAAGAAGCGACAGAGCAGCGGCAAGCCCGAAAGTCGTAGTACATATAGTTCATGGTTTTCTTGGAGACGTTCCACGCAACCTCCTAAAAAACCGGAGGACGCTAGTCAAA ACGACGAAATTACTGCGCAGTCATCTGAACAGTCTTTGGGTGCTAAGACTGTAACAAACGATGAATTACCCTCTGCTAACAG ggAAGTAAAGACTGAGCAAAACACAGATTCGTCAAGCTCAACCGAAATAATGGAAACTTGTACAAGATTGACAAATACGTCGAACGAAACTGCGCTTACAAAGACTGAGAAAACACGTGAAGGAGAGGGCGAAGGATACAGCGGCGGTGAGGATTCCGACAGTAACCACAACGAACCAGCGGGTATTAAGATTCCTGTGGAAAGAAGACCGTACTACGAGTCCACGGAAAAGTATCGTAAAACTTTGCGACTGTCGTCTGAACAGATA GCGAGTCTCGAACTGAAGGACGGCGCCAACGAAGTAGTCTTTAGCGTGACCACTGCTTACCAGGGTACGAAACGCTGCAAATGCCATATCTACAAGTGGAAGTGGGATGACAAGATTGTCATCTCTGATATTGACGGCACCATTACGAAGTCTGATGTCCTGGGTCACATTCTACCGATAGTGGGCAAGGACTGGGCTCAATCCGGGGTTGCTCAACTGTTTACGAAGATAAAGAACAACGGCTACAAACTATTGTACCTCTCGGCGAGAGCAATTGGTCAAGCTGGGGGAACTCGGGAATATCTGAGAAACTTGAGACAAGGGGATCTGTCGCTGCCAGAAGGCCCGTTACTTTTGAATCCTACAAGCTTGATCTTGGCATTTCATCGCGAGGTGATAGAGAAGAAGCCGGAAGAATTTAAGATATCCTGTCTGAAAGATATTCAAGCGCTATTCCCTGAAGGATCTTCGCCATTTTACGCCGGATATGGAAATCGCATAAAT gACGTGTGGGCGTATCGAGCAGTAGGCATTCCTATAATGCGGATCTTTACCATAAACTACCGAGGAGAATTGAAGCATGAATTGACACAGACATTCCAATCTTC GTATTCAAACATGAGCTTCATCGTCGATCACGTATACCCGGCACGGCGAGAAGACGCTACCGATGAATTCAGCAATTTTGCATACTGGCGAGAACCGATACCTGAAGTACCGAAACTCGAGGAGCTCTACACTCAAGCTCAAGCTACCTAA